In Microvenator marinus, one genomic interval encodes:
- a CDS encoding TIGR04563 family protein: protein MAAKKKLTLYFSEDLLEDARIEAERQDRSISWVLEQAWKMARERMKDVPGVEDLHLSLEPRN, encoded by the coding sequence ATGGCAGCAAAAAAGAAACTTACTCTCTATTTTTCCGAAGATCTTCTTGAAGACGCTCGCATTGAGGCTGAGCGCCAAGACCGTTCAATTAGTTGGGTTCTCGAACAAGCGTGGAAAATGGCGCGTGAACGGATGAAAGACGTTCCCGGCGTTGAAGACCTTCACCTAAGCCTTGAACCTCGAAATTAA
- a CDS encoding carboxypeptidase-like regulatory domain-containing protein, translating to MIRLAKLLLLFGLSGFAVSCTATGVDSVGASCASDSDCESDLVCRQAFCALAETKTFDLGFRLIPSNDSPLQPQTLPTSPVTNDEPVSIALTPSVRASGRVLFVNDQNQVRSDGPLGILSFRKTSGISTPSKQVRLDSDSRYDVLLLPGTYQVNFVPDDPQTPPRTWRDLELSLDTDPQLTVPARQITVSGTILDAGLPLRSAGLATASVVAVAEDGTASTSDSTDDSGNFQIQITPAEKTYGLRVSTTENVGTTIDIERALECDISRCRNLLGADDQFLVQLESLLGERIATQIELVGDLEDLRGATLELQADFSWGSINQRVQVTNSARLEFLLPLGSWQATLRPTQDSGLSALESLIDVSPDSAIHDLEPNPRIGAQLRLVSSEMPLAGARVEVRKTQNEAESIVLTTDDNGELELLLDEASNYRILVTPGTSDLPRSLLVASSAELEAATEIEVPLGAAIWGYVLEAPSSDNDWVGSADVTVQATQELSGEQLTVGEANTRADGYFRMLVPAAPITLR from the coding sequence ATGATTCGTCTTGCTAAATTGCTCCTCTTATTTGGGCTCTCTGGATTTGCGGTCTCGTGTACCGCCACGGGCGTCGATTCCGTCGGCGCCTCCTGCGCCTCTGACTCCGATTGCGAGTCCGACCTCGTGTGTCGCCAAGCCTTTTGCGCGCTGGCCGAGACCAAGACCTTCGACCTAGGGTTTCGCTTGATTCCATCAAACGACTCACCTCTTCAACCCCAAACCTTGCCGACAAGCCCTGTTACTAATGATGAGCCAGTTTCCATTGCGTTGACTCCAAGTGTGAGAGCATCGGGACGCGTGCTCTTCGTTAATGACCAAAACCAAGTGCGTTCTGACGGTCCCCTTGGGATCCTCTCGTTCAGAAAAACCTCTGGAATCTCTACACCTTCAAAACAGGTCCGGCTCGACTCCGATAGTCGTTATGATGTGTTGCTACTACCCGGCACCTATCAAGTTAACTTCGTGCCGGACGACCCGCAGACTCCACCTAGAACTTGGAGAGATCTCGAACTCTCACTGGACACAGATCCTCAACTAACTGTTCCAGCCAGGCAGATTACCGTTTCCGGAACCATTTTGGATGCTGGGCTTCCATTGAGGTCCGCGGGACTTGCGACCGCTTCGGTCGTGGCCGTGGCGGAGGACGGAACTGCGTCCACCAGCGACAGCACGGACGATTCCGGTAACTTTCAGATCCAGATTACTCCCGCAGAAAAAACCTATGGGTTGCGCGTCAGTACCACTGAGAACGTCGGGACAACGATCGATATCGAACGGGCACTCGAATGCGATATCTCACGGTGCAGAAATCTCCTTGGGGCGGACGACCAATTCCTAGTTCAGTTGGAATCTCTTCTCGGTGAGAGAATCGCCACCCAGATCGAGTTAGTGGGCGACCTCGAAGATTTACGAGGGGCAACACTTGAACTCCAGGCCGACTTCTCATGGGGAAGCATCAACCAACGCGTTCAAGTGACCAACTCGGCGAGGCTGGAGTTTCTGCTTCCTCTCGGCAGTTGGCAGGCAACCCTGAGACCCACACAGGATTCGGGGCTATCGGCTCTTGAATCTCTTATCGACGTCTCCCCAGATAGTGCAATTCATGACCTGGAGCCGAATCCCCGGATAGGGGCCCAGCTTCGGCTTGTCTCGTCTGAGATGCCACTTGCCGGTGCGCGAGTCGAAGTCAGGAAGACTCAAAACGAGGCAGAATCCATCGTGCTTACGACCGATGATAATGGGGAGCTTGAGTTATTGCTTGATGAGGCGTCCAACTATCGAATTCTCGTGACTCCAGGCACCTCCGACCTCCCCCGTTCTCTCCTTGTCGCGTCCAGCGCAGAGCTCGAGGCTGCTACGGAGATCGAAGTACCTCTAGGGGCTGCTATATGGGGTTACGTGCTTGAGGCGCCCTCGTCCGATAATGATTGGGTGGGTTCAGCAGACGTCACGGTTCAAGCCACTCAGGAGCTCTCTGGAGAACAGCTCACCGTCGGAGAGGCAAACACGCGAGCCGATGGCTACTTCCGCATGCTCGTTCCTGCGGCGCCTATCACTCTTCGCTGA
- a CDS encoding sigma 54-interacting transcriptional regulator → MPYLEYAGNKFFITKRLTSIGASRDADVCLKGSDSADTHALLSFDGKEFILQTTDRKLDFSLNGKSKRKATLAHDDQIEIGGDSLRFIILAKPQPSAPSVNPDEMVLKGFQTLHRLSEKLLSNYDLPELLDTLMDSVVELTHAQKGFLILVDGEDFNIAVARNVDRQTILDAENQLSDSIVEKAIASKKPIIVSDAINDEEFNSSLSVINLNLSSVLCVPLMDKGTLIGVIYVGNDSIAQLFTQRDLDMLVAFAGQASLIVANAMLVNNLRLNNRSLSQQLHEKRFGSIIGACDAMKSVFRTVEKVAPTSVNVLVLGETGTGKELIAHEIHQRSGRSAGPFVTINCGAIPESLLESELFGHVKGAFTGAHATREGKFQSAHKGTIFLDEIGEMPLNLQVKLLRVLQERTITKVGSSQSEVVDIRVIAATNRDLEEAVEKNEFREDLFYRLNVVMLRLPPLRERAGDVVLIARYLVQEICREMNVGVKDFAPDAILAMQKYPWPGNIRQLENRLKKAVVLSDRSMLSAEDLDLPPEMLTDVVPLSDAKEAFALRYILEVLERNNGNRTQTARDLDVDPRTIFRYLEKDTEN, encoded by the coding sequence ATGCCATATCTCGAATACGCCGGAAACAAATTCTTCATCACTAAACGCCTCACATCGATAGGGGCGTCACGAGATGCGGATGTTTGTCTCAAGGGCAGCGACTCTGCCGATACACATGCGCTCTTAAGCTTTGACGGCAAAGAGTTCATCCTCCAAACCACGGATCGAAAGCTCGACTTTTCGCTAAACGGAAAGTCCAAACGAAAGGCCACGCTCGCTCATGACGATCAGATCGAGATCGGTGGCGATTCTTTGCGTTTCATCATACTGGCGAAGCCTCAGCCCAGCGCGCCGAGCGTCAACCCAGACGAGATGGTGCTCAAGGGCTTTCAAACCCTGCATAGGCTCTCAGAGAAGCTTCTTTCGAACTACGATCTACCCGAACTCCTCGACACTTTGATGGACTCGGTGGTGGAGCTCACGCATGCGCAAAAGGGCTTTTTGATTCTGGTGGATGGGGAAGACTTCAATATCGCTGTGGCACGAAATGTGGACCGGCAGACTATTCTCGACGCCGAAAATCAGCTTTCGGACTCGATCGTCGAAAAAGCGATTGCCTCCAAGAAGCCGATTATCGTCAGCGATGCTATCAACGACGAAGAGTTCAACTCGTCGCTAAGCGTTATCAACCTCAATCTCTCAAGTGTTTTGTGCGTGCCGCTGATGGATAAGGGCACGTTGATCGGCGTGATCTACGTGGGGAATGACAGCATCGCTCAGCTCTTCACTCAGCGAGACCTGGACATGCTCGTGGCCTTTGCTGGTCAGGCAAGTCTGATTGTGGCCAACGCCATGTTGGTCAACAATCTACGGTTGAATAACCGGTCTCTTTCTCAACAACTTCATGAGAAAAGATTCGGAAGTATCATCGGTGCCTGTGACGCTATGAAATCGGTTTTCCGAACCGTGGAGAAAGTTGCTCCCACGAGCGTGAACGTCTTGGTTCTGGGAGAAACCGGTACCGGCAAAGAATTGATCGCTCACGAAATCCATCAACGCAGCGGTCGGTCGGCTGGGCCTTTCGTAACCATCAACTGCGGAGCCATTCCGGAGTCTCTCTTGGAGAGCGAGCTTTTTGGACACGTCAAAGGCGCATTTACAGGTGCACACGCTACCCGTGAAGGAAAGTTTCAGTCGGCTCATAAAGGGACAATTTTCCTCGACGAAATCGGGGAAATGCCCCTCAATCTTCAGGTAAAACTTCTGCGGGTTCTTCAAGAACGTACCATCACGAAGGTAGGCTCAAGCCAATCCGAAGTCGTGGACATCCGCGTCATCGCAGCCACAAACCGAGACCTTGAAGAAGCGGTTGAGAAGAACGAGTTCCGCGAGGATCTCTTTTATCGGCTCAACGTGGTGATGCTTCGTCTTCCACCGCTCCGAGAGCGAGCTGGAGACGTAGTTCTAATCGCGAGATATCTCGTCCAAGAGATTTGCCGTGAAATGAATGTCGGGGTTAAGGATTTCGCTCCGGACGCAATACTCGCTATGCAGAAGTACCCCTGGCCGGGAAATATCCGACAGCTTGAGAACCGGCTGAAGAAGGCCGTTGTCCTGTCTGACCGTTCGATGTTGAGCGCAGAAGATCTCGACCTTCCCCCGGAAATGCTCACGGATGTGGTTCCTCTCTCGGACGCAAAGGAAGCTTTTGCTCTTCGGTATATTCTGGAGGTACTTGAGCGCAACAACGGGAATCGAACTCAGACGGCGAGAGACCTCGACGTCGATCCAAGGACGATTTTTCGCTATTTGGAAAAAGACACCGAGAATTGA
- a CDS encoding serine/threonine protein kinase, with translation MIGTSVDRYKIVEELGHGGMSVVYRGVDSSLERDVAVKVLHNHLAKRAESRQRFHREAKAIARLKHPNILSIYDYSSADAEQSYIVMEYIEGVNLREFLGQHIKAAPEASALVGLALARALQCAHQHGIIHRDLKPENVMVSKHGELKLMDFGIAHVIDAETMTQTGSLLGSPAHMAPEMIEGEKADERADIFALGTVLYWLVSGTLPYDGANTPQVLKKVLAGEHERISEREPKTGAQLAAIIERCMAHEPQNRYSKIDEVIRVLTSFLEESGIEDPDTELRRYLKSPEKWTEEFVTLLMPRLLTLGKDAIENSDFLKALGYLNRILAYEPDNEEVQRLIERISRRFSARGTMIALALLVFATLTVGLIVMWINSAPSPEPTPTEVVVSTPSEPKTVEPEPIEPEEDVLADTAEIASRYAKDVAEHAIIITNAPRPVTVRPIVEPVVLTQNPTVIEEPPEEIEEVDKTFLYQFRVSPPAAELSVLGRTFSSIEAARGIELPEGKHLVSVSSRGCKGFREVYDVSGPQSGREDIVLEWEDGVVNVSADVDAVIFLGDDTRNVSRKVLARKSTTFRFPFGNADQDNLQRVAFHIAPASDMTRRKTYSVTLRPGTTETLNVAFGQNR, from the coding sequence ATGATTGGGACATCCGTCGACCGATATAAAATCGTCGAGGAACTCGGCCATGGTGGGATGTCCGTGGTTTATCGAGGAGTGGACTCATCTCTTGAGCGAGATGTAGCCGTCAAAGTCCTCCATAATCACCTCGCCAAACGAGCCGAAAGTCGCCAACGATTTCATCGAGAAGCCAAGGCAATCGCGCGCCTCAAGCACCCTAACATTCTTTCGATTTACGATTATTCAAGCGCAGATGCTGAACAATCCTATATCGTGATGGAGTACATTGAGGGCGTAAATCTTAGAGAATTTTTGGGGCAACACATCAAAGCTGCTCCGGAAGCCTCAGCACTTGTCGGACTGGCCCTCGCACGTGCCCTGCAGTGCGCCCATCAACATGGGATCATCCATCGTGATTTGAAGCCTGAGAACGTCATGGTGTCGAAGCATGGTGAACTCAAGTTGATGGACTTTGGAATTGCCCACGTCATCGATGCCGAGACGATGACACAGACCGGCAGTCTGCTCGGGAGTCCGGCGCACATGGCCCCGGAGATGATCGAGGGTGAGAAAGCTGATGAACGCGCGGATATTTTTGCCTTAGGAACCGTGCTCTATTGGCTGGTCTCGGGCACCCTCCCCTACGACGGTGCCAACACCCCTCAGGTTCTCAAAAAGGTCCTTGCCGGGGAGCACGAGCGAATTTCGGAGCGAGAGCCGAAAACCGGGGCACAACTTGCTGCGATTATTGAACGGTGCATGGCCCATGAGCCGCAAAATCGGTACTCCAAGATCGATGAGGTCATTCGCGTCCTGACGAGTTTTTTGGAAGAGTCGGGAATCGAAGATCCCGATACCGAACTGCGGCGTTATCTGAAATCTCCGGAGAAGTGGACCGAAGAGTTTGTCACGCTGCTCATGCCACGGCTCTTGACCCTTGGAAAGGACGCGATTGAGAACTCAGATTTTCTCAAAGCCTTAGGCTATTTGAATCGCATTCTCGCCTATGAACCCGACAATGAAGAGGTCCAGAGGCTGATTGAAAGAATCAGCCGGAGATTTAGTGCCCGAGGCACGATGATAGCCCTCGCACTTTTGGTTTTTGCGACCCTTACAGTCGGCCTGATCGTGATGTGGATCAATTCGGCTCCTTCACCCGAGCCCACGCCGACTGAAGTTGTCGTAAGCACCCCATCTGAGCCCAAAACGGTTGAACCAGAGCCAATCGAGCCCGAAGAAGACGTTTTGGCTGATACTGCCGAAATCGCCAGTCGGTACGCCAAGGACGTGGCGGAGCATGCCATAATCATCACCAATGCACCCCGGCCTGTCACCGTTCGGCCTATCGTCGAGCCCGTGGTTCTCACGCAGAATCCAACCGTGATTGAGGAGCCCCCCGAAGAGATTGAAGAGGTCGATAAAACGTTTCTCTATCAGTTTAGAGTCTCGCCGCCAGCAGCCGAGCTAAGCGTCCTTGGACGAACCTTCTCATCAATCGAAGCCGCTAGAGGCATCGAGTTGCCGGAGGGAAAACACCTGGTATCCGTGAGCTCCCGAGGCTGCAAGGGTTTCCGCGAAGTTTACGACGTCTCGGGGCCTCAAAGCGGTCGAGAAGACATCGTGTTGGAATGGGAAGATGGGGTGGTCAATGTCTCGGCCGACGTTGACGCTGTGATTTTTCTTGGGGACGACACCCGAAATGTATCTCGCAAAGTGCTCGCGAGAAAATCGACCACTTTCAGATTTCCCTTTGGCAATGCTGACCAAGACAACCTCCAAAGGGTCGCCTTTCACATCGCGCCAGCCAGTGATATGACTCGTCGAAAGACGTATTCGGTTACTCTACGCCCCGGCACGACCGAAACGCTCAACGTGGCATTTGGTCAAAATCGATGA
- a CDS encoding FHA domain-containing protein, which produces MSDSENKSANVPFAIPDDEDEDVLTSVGIPEARMTPSQGLPMITPAMEPVTPQESTRKRLCSLVVTIENRELRIDVDHSPFQIGSLHGDLQLESPFINALHAQLRLSAGRLMLDDMSSSGIFLRIADELSLEDFDEIVVGHQRFVFRSTWDSAPSGPATTPNPGAQPPGSPARLIRYFANGNIASVWQVEDTLQIGTHGSYPISQDPMLSARHAQIERRGNQYFIKDLRSDYGTFIRIHDPVELIDGDCFIVGRAYIRLEK; this is translated from the coding sequence ATGAGTGATTCCGAAAATAAATCAGCAAACGTGCCTTTTGCCATTCCTGATGACGAAGACGAAGACGTCCTCACGAGTGTTGGAATCCCCGAAGCACGGATGACCCCGTCTCAGGGGCTTCCAATGATCACACCCGCGATGGAACCGGTCACCCCTCAAGAGTCTACTCGAAAGAGGCTTTGCTCATTGGTGGTGACGATCGAGAATCGCGAACTACGGATCGATGTAGACCATTCGCCGTTCCAGATCGGCAGCCTGCACGGAGATTTGCAGCTCGAGTCGCCTTTCATCAATGCGCTTCATGCACAATTACGGCTAAGTGCGGGTCGGTTGATGCTCGACGATATGTCGAGCTCTGGGATCTTTTTGAGAATTGCTGATGAGCTCTCCCTCGAAGATTTTGACGAGATCGTTGTGGGTCACCAGCGTTTTGTCTTCAGGAGTACTTGGGACTCAGCTCCGAGCGGTCCAGCAACCACGCCAAATCCTGGCGCCCAACCGCCGGGCTCGCCTGCACGTCTGATTCGATACTTTGCGAACGGGAATATTGCGTCAGTTTGGCAGGTAGAAGATACCTTGCAGATTGGAACACATGGATCCTACCCGATCTCCCAAGACCCGATGCTGAGCGCGAGACACGCCCAGATCGAACGTCGAGGAAACCAATACTTCATCAAGGACCTTCGAAGCGATTATGGCACATTCATCAGAATCCACGACCCTGTCGAGCTTATCGACGGTGATTGTTTCATCGTTGGGCGCGCCTATATCCGCCTTGAAAAGTAG
- a CDS encoding serine protein kinase PrkA: protein MSTKFSVDSIAKKIGEEFKRDKPILSYSGFLELVLEHPELHTRTSAQYTKDCFEYFGTSQIDGFLGEFQRYNLFDAPFDEGRNSVIGHHRVQERVFNLVEAFVRQGRVNKLIVLHGPNGSAKSTFVDTIMRALEAYSKTDQGALYRFNWIFPNERKTTGAAIGFGGSRAVDPDQLETYAFLEAEQIDARLKGELNDHPLLLIPQKQREELLAPLIDSGLKVSEQLLYGDLSHSSRQIFDTLMGAYHGDFARVLKHIQVERLFFSRRYRVGLVTVEPQMRVDAGLRQVTMDRSAAQLPPVLQNLTLLEPLGDLPDANRGIIAYDDMFKRHPDLNKYLLGTSEKATVPLDNRILHLDSLLIATANEDYLEAYKQTPDYVSFKGRVELVRVPYILDYRLEAKIYDEHLKSVPDIRHVAPHTTYVAALWAVLTRLKRPKADLYPKSLRDVISQLSPLEKAELYAHGEVPDYVSPERSRELLRVVPELLDEGEGTADYEGRYGASPREMKMIMLSASQNPGFSYLSPLAVFEELEDLVKDPSVFPFLQMKPDGDYFRHDNFIQTVRERYLDLIDREILDALGLIESTQYDELFARYVDHVSQRLKGEKVLNRSTGQYEEPSEKFLGEVEELFGMEIEDEESFRESLISTIAAYSIDNPGEKVQLPLVFPGLFASMKRHFFEDRQDTVARILKDIIKLTHEDDKLDAASEKAAREALERMCQKYNYREDSAQAAVAFLYSSRYKN, encoded by the coding sequence ATGTCGACAAAGTTTTCTGTGGATTCAATCGCTAAAAAGATCGGCGAAGAGTTCAAACGGGATAAACCCATTCTCTCTTACTCGGGTTTTCTTGAGCTCGTGCTCGAACACCCTGAGCTACACACGCGGACCAGCGCGCAGTACACGAAGGATTGTTTCGAGTATTTTGGAACGAGCCAGATCGACGGATTTTTAGGTGAGTTTCAACGCTATAACTTGTTTGACGCGCCATTCGACGAAGGTCGCAATTCCGTCATCGGACATCATCGAGTCCAAGAGCGCGTCTTCAATCTAGTCGAAGCTTTTGTGCGTCAGGGGCGCGTGAACAAGCTGATCGTGCTTCACGGGCCTAATGGGAGCGCAAAGTCGACCTTTGTCGACACGATCATGCGCGCGCTCGAGGCGTATTCGAAGACAGATCAGGGCGCTCTCTATCGCTTCAATTGGATCTTTCCGAACGAACGAAAGACCACGGGTGCGGCGATTGGATTCGGCGGGAGCCGCGCGGTCGACCCCGATCAGCTCGAGACCTACGCATTTCTGGAAGCTGAGCAGATTGACGCCCGTCTAAAGGGCGAACTCAATGATCACCCGCTGCTTCTGATTCCACAGAAACAACGCGAAGAATTGCTCGCGCCGCTTATCGATTCGGGCCTAAAGGTCTCGGAGCAACTGCTTTATGGCGATCTGAGTCATTCGAGCAGACAGATATTCGACACGCTCATGGGCGCCTATCACGGAGATTTTGCGCGAGTTCTGAAGCATATTCAGGTGGAGCGCCTCTTCTTCTCGCGCCGATATCGTGTGGGGTTGGTGACTGTGGAGCCGCAGATGCGAGTCGACGCCGGACTAAGGCAAGTCACCATGGACCGAAGCGCTGCTCAACTTCCGCCGGTGCTGCAAAATTTGACGCTCCTTGAGCCGTTGGGGGACCTTCCGGACGCGAATCGCGGGATCATTGCCTACGACGATATGTTCAAGCGCCATCCCGACCTCAACAAGTACCTCCTGGGTACTTCTGAGAAAGCGACTGTTCCGCTCGATAATCGCATCCTTCATCTCGATAGCCTGCTGATCGCTACGGCCAATGAGGACTATCTCGAGGCCTACAAACAAACGCCAGACTACGTCTCCTTCAAAGGGAGAGTGGAGCTGGTTCGGGTGCCTTATATTCTCGACTACAGGCTCGAGGCTAAGATTTATGATGAGCACCTGAAGTCTGTGCCTGATATTCGCCACGTGGCGCCACACACAACCTATGTGGCTGCACTCTGGGCGGTATTGACGCGCCTAAAGCGCCCAAAGGCGGACTTGTACCCAAAGAGCTTGCGCGATGTGATTTCGCAGCTCTCACCGCTTGAGAAGGCCGAGCTCTACGCGCACGGAGAGGTCCCCGATTACGTAAGCCCTGAGCGGTCACGTGAGCTCTTGAGAGTGGTTCCCGAACTTCTCGACGAAGGGGAGGGTACGGCCGACTATGAAGGCCGATACGGCGCAAGCCCTCGGGAAATGAAGATGATCATGCTCAGTGCGAGCCAAAATCCGGGGTTCTCCTATTTATCGCCGCTTGCGGTATTTGAGGAGCTTGAAGACCTGGTCAAAGATCCGAGCGTGTTCCCGTTCCTGCAAATGAAGCCGGATGGCGATTATTTCCGTCATGATAACTTCATTCAGACCGTTCGAGAGCGATATCTGGATCTCATCGACCGCGAGATTTTGGACGCACTCGGCTTGATCGAATCCACCCAGTACGACGAGCTCTTTGCGCGCTATGTGGATCACGTCTCGCAACGTCTCAAGGGTGAGAAAGTTCTGAACCGAAGTACCGGTCAGTACGAGGAGCCTTCCGAGAAGTTCTTGGGGGAAGTCGAAGAACTCTTCGGAATGGAAATCGAAGACGAAGAGTCCTTCCGGGAGAGCTTGATTTCGACGATCGCTGCGTACTCCATCGATAATCCAGGCGAGAAAGTTCAACTGCCGTTGGTTTTCCCAGGGCTTTTCGCATCGATGAAAAGACACTTCTTCGAAGACAGGCAAGATACCGTCGCACGGATTTTGAAAGATATCATCAAACTGACCCACGAAGACGATAAGCTCGACGCGGCATCGGAAAAGGCGGCGCGCGAGGCGTTGGAGAGAATGTGTCAGAAATACAATTACCGAGAAGACTCGGCGCAGGCGGCAGTAGCGTTCCTCTATTCGAGCCGTTATAAGAACTGA
- a CDS encoding OmpA family protein — protein sequence MKLQILAISALVAVFALACGPGEKSTELKELERLLQAPDASEVRDAPGASKAFRESRQFRRFSLEAWDEGDEELSREYAILGTLRFRTAQAIASQMTEKERLDAANAKIETVNPQLTALNAEKIKLTNEIANLERQVGYARTASQTRSVNTSGQASVDTSAKRSQIIEKMREVQTSQRASEEVDASTHAPEKYNRALNMVKSTQSLLDSGQANDQMLTQLTEAQNLFAQATQEAQAGFKEAQSKLNPDERRANLQRDAQASLGASNVVVEGKATRVVLDSLFDAGSAELSTGALMKVKELAKLAQKYDEFSIFVEGYTSTTGSATENLGLSRNRANTVRKALAAEGIADSRMDVRGFGQDRPRFGNDVQNERVEVVLTRQ from the coding sequence ATGAAACTTCAAATATTGGCCATTAGTGCTCTGGTTGCCGTCTTTGCGTTGGCCTGTGGGCCAGGCGAAAAATCGACAGAGTTGAAAGAACTTGAACGACTTTTGCAGGCGCCAGACGCCTCGGAAGTGCGCGACGCCCCGGGTGCAAGCAAGGCGTTCCGGGAGTCGCGGCAGTTCCGACGTTTCTCTCTTGAGGCATGGGACGAGGGCGACGAGGAGTTGTCTCGAGAATACGCGATTTTGGGCACGCTTCGATTTCGAACTGCACAGGCTATTGCTTCTCAAATGACTGAGAAAGAGCGGCTCGACGCAGCAAACGCCAAGATCGAAACCGTTAACCCTCAACTAACCGCACTTAATGCCGAAAAGATTAAGCTCACGAATGAAATCGCCAATCTCGAGCGACAGGTCGGTTATGCCAGAACGGCGAGTCAAACGCGCAGTGTGAATACCAGCGGACAGGCTTCGGTGGATACGAGTGCAAAGCGCTCACAGATTATCGAAAAAATGCGAGAGGTTCAGACTTCACAGCGCGCATCAGAGGAAGTGGACGCTTCAACACACGCTCCTGAGAAGTACAATCGCGCGTTAAACATGGTGAAATCTACACAATCACTCCTCGATTCCGGTCAGGCAAACGACCAAATGCTCACGCAGTTGACTGAGGCTCAGAATCTCTTTGCTCAGGCCACTCAAGAGGCGCAGGCAGGATTTAAAGAGGCTCAATCAAAACTGAATCCGGATGAGCGCCGGGCGAACCTTCAAAGGGATGCCCAAGCTTCACTCGGGGCCTCGAACGTGGTTGTTGAAGGAAAGGCGACGCGCGTTGTTTTGGACAGCCTCTTTGACGCTGGAAGCGCGGAGTTAAGCACTGGCGCACTCATGAAAGTTAAGGAGCTCGCAAAGCTCGCGCAAAAGTACGACGAATTTTCGATCTTCGTTGAGGGCTACACCTCGACAACTGGCTCCGCGACTGAAAACCTTGGGCTTTCACGTAACCGGGCGAACACGGTTCGAAAGGCGCTGGCTGCCGAAGGTATCGCCGATTCTCGGATGGACGTTCGAGGGTTTGGCCAGGACCGGCCGCGCTTTGGAAATGATGTTCAGAACGAACGCGTAGAAGTGGTCCTCACACGGCAATGA
- a CDS encoding anthranilate synthase component I family protein — translation MIVFLDGGAESNSYVFQAPVASLVHAAGAFWHVEGETREPVSNPVEWLESHARTHILAGYLGFEFGYLIQGLKEPSSLPQDNLLCVGIFERFETKPRGLERDELAFGSVEAPERGSYLKSVAAARSAIYRGDFFEVNFTGRFKGRSSSTLETLYSVLKERSSGQYFALIKSEGLELACVSPELFLDIRDSKVLTKPIKGTRRRGQNLEEDAQLIEELRNSEKDRAENIMIVDLMRNDLTPFSVPGSVVASSICDVETFAGVHHLVSSVESELLPGMHPMELLLAAFPPGSITGAPKLESMSWIDEHESSPRGPYTGSAFASWPDGRLVSNVLIRCAWREPQKDQTLWTYGAGGAVVSDSVPDDEYAEALVKARVFTGLGHE, via the coding sequence ATGATCGTCTTTTTAGACGGCGGAGCCGAATCAAACTCATATGTGTTTCAAGCGCCCGTCGCTAGCCTGGTACACGCCGCAGGCGCTTTTTGGCATGTCGAAGGCGAGACGCGAGAGCCCGTTAGCAACCCGGTAGAGTGGCTCGAGTCTCATGCCCGAACTCACATTCTTGCGGGCTATCTCGGATTCGAATTTGGGTATCTGATTCAGGGTTTGAAGGAACCTAGCTCGCTACCTCAAGACAACCTCTTGTGCGTCGGAATCTTCGAGAGATTTGAGACTAAACCAAGGGGTTTGGAAAGAGACGAGCTGGCCTTCGGATCGGTAGAAGCTCCAGAACGCGGCTCGTATTTGAAGTCCGTGGCCGCAGCACGCAGCGCAATTTATCGGGGTGACTTTTTCGAAGTGAACTTCACAGGGAGATTCAAAGGCCGCTCGTCCTCCACACTAGAGACTCTCTATTCGGTTCTAAAGGAGCGATCATCCGGTCAGTACTTTGCACTCATCAAATCCGAGGGTTTGGAGCTTGCGTGTGTGAGCCCCGAACTCTTTTTAGATATCCGTGATTCGAAGGTACTTACAAAGCCTATCAAAGGGACGCGCAGGCGCGGGCAAAACTTGGAGGAAGACGCCCAACTCATTGAGGAATTAAGAAACTCCGAGAAGGACAGGGCGGAGAACATCATGATTGTGGACCTGATGCGAAACGACCTCACTCCGTTCTCGGTCCCAGGGAGTGTGGTGGCTTCAAGCATCTGCGATGTGGAAACCTTCGCCGGGGTGCATCATCTGGTGTCTTCGGTAGAGTCCGAACTCCTGCCCGGAATGCACCCTATGGAGCTCCTCCTCGCCGCGTTTCCCCCGGGGAGCATCACGGGTGCGCCCAAGCTCGAATCGATGTCGTGGATCGACGAACATGAGTCCTCTCCAAGAGGTCCATATACGGGGTCCGCATTCGCATCGTGGCCAGACGGACGCCTCGTCTCTAACGTACTGATCCGATGTGCATGGCGCGAACCGCAAAAGGACCAAACACTCTGGACCTACGGAGCAGGGGGGGCGGTAGTGAGTGATAGTGTACCCGATGACGAATATGCCGAGGCGCTCGTCAAAGCCAGGGTCTTCACCGGACTGGGCCATGAGTGA